A genomic segment from Chitinophagaceae bacterium encodes:
- a CDS encoding sugar transferase, with amino-acid sequence MDIAPVTHQFLFVGSTDTSTTCELLNHFSQSKKVNDFTEAVKLLSEETGFIPALIIIDGPLDYKELISFKIWQANWKKNSYIPTVYNELALNSEELNKLYKQQLVDDIINLKKNYGILPDKARFISGMALKKDNAKRVEPHQHKTHPLMRLFDIVVSATAITLLSPLFLMIGACVKLGSKGPAIYSSPRAGQGFRIFKFYKFRTMVADADKKVAELSAQNQYSSEVKGPNFFKVKDDPRITKCGKFLRNSSLDELPQLFNVLLGDMSIVGNRPLPLYEAVSLTTDEWAERFMAPAGITGLWQVSKRGSEEMSTAERVSLDIDYARTRSLGGDFKIMLKTPTALLQKTNV; translated from the coding sequence ATGGATATTGCCCCTGTCACACATCAATTTTTATTTGTAGGCAGCACCGACACCTCAACTACTTGTGAATTACTCAATCATTTTTCTCAAAGTAAAAAGGTAAACGATTTTACAGAAGCCGTTAAATTGCTTTCTGAAGAAACCGGTTTTATTCCGGCACTTATTATTATTGATGGCCCATTAGATTATAAAGAACTTATTTCATTTAAAATATGGCAGGCAAACTGGAAAAAAAACAGTTATATACCCACAGTTTATAATGAACTTGCTTTAAATTCAGAAGAACTAAATAAACTCTACAAACAACAACTGGTTGATGATATTATTAACCTGAAAAAAAATTACGGCATCCTGCCCGATAAAGCCAGGTTTATTAGCGGCATGGCATTAAAAAAAGATAATGCCAAAAGAGTAGAACCCCATCAGCATAAAACGCATCCCCTTATGCGGCTGTTTGATATCGTGGTTTCTGCAACGGCAATAACTTTACTGTCGCCACTTTTTTTAATGATTGGGGCATGTGTAAAGCTGGGCTCAAAAGGGCCGGCAATTTACAGCTCCCCCCGTGCAGGGCAGGGTTTCAGGATTTTTAAATTTTACAAGTTTCGTACTATGGTAGCAGATGCCGATAAAAAAGTTGCTGAATTATCTGCACAAAACCAATACTCATCCGAAGTAAAAGGCCCTAATTTTTTTAAAGTAAAAGACGACCCACGCATTACAAAATGCGGAAAATTTCTTCGTAACAGCAGCTTAGATGAGTTACCTCAATTATTTAATGTACTCCTTGGCGATATGAGCATAGTAGGCAACAGGCCTTTGCCGCTTTATGAAGCCGTAAGCCTCACTACCGATGAATGGGCCGAAAGGTTTATGGCACCAGCTGGCATTACAGGGCTATGGCAGGTTTCTAAAAGGGGCAGCGAAGAAATGAGTACGGCCGAAAGGGTTTCCCTCGATATTGATTATGCCCGCACCCGAAGCCTGGGAGGTGATTTTAAAATAATGCTTAAAACACCTACAGCGCTTTTACAAAAAACGAATGTGTAG
- a CDS encoding response regulator, with the protein MVKKEILTIENNGPVGYLVSTVLKKHYAVTRTFSCSEAMKKLQSQDETDLIILDIPNDTSDNYKLLQHISTSSVLSNIRTVVISNSDDPSLKHKTAELGVSLFLTKPFDPVYLSDKVRELVNVYAKTSNRKRRIPFNLNIF; encoded by the coding sequence GTGGTAAAAAAAGAAATTTTAACAATCGAAAACAATGGCCCGGTAGGCTATTTGGTCTCAACTGTATTAAAAAAACATTATGCAGTTACCAGAACTTTTTCCTGCTCCGAAGCCATGAAAAAACTTCAGTCTCAAGATGAGACTGACCTGATTATACTTGACATCCCTAACGATACGTCGGATAATTATAAGCTGCTGCAGCATATTTCCACCAGTTCTGTTTTGAGTAATATACGCACAGTGGTAATATCAAATTCCGATGATCCGTCATTAAAGCATAAAACTGCCGAACTTGGCGTATCGCTTTTTCTTACAAAACCTTTTGATCCTGTTTATCTTTCCGATAAAGTTCGTGAATTGGTAAATGTATATGCTAAAACAAGTAATCGTAAGAGAAGGATACCATTTAATCTCAACATATTCTAA
- a CDS encoding glycosyltransferase family 2 protein — protein sequence MTIKIIFWLSLLVIFYSYIGYGILLWMILKVKKVFKKQSKENITEEFEPHVTLIVASYNEAEILKDKIKNCFELDYPSEKCQFYFIADGSNDSSTDIIAANTGIKLFYQPERAGKVAAINRVMPFVTTAFVIFSDANTLLNKQCIRQIVKHYTDAKTGAVAGEKKVLDINNYGDAAGAGEGLYWKYESFLKKLDADFYSVVGAAGELFSIRTELFEPTPTHVLLDDFIISLTICQKGYRVAYEPNAFASEAPSFSMQEEQKRKIRISAGGFQSVVMLKSLLNIFKYGKLSFQYISHRVLRWVVCPFLLPVVFLSNFWLVATYKAPIYGVLLCLQIIFYLAALLSWLFSLKNIKVKMLYVPYYFVFMNICLYIGLWRFLGKKQTVLWEKAKRKT from the coding sequence ATGACGATTAAGATAATTTTCTGGCTTAGTTTGCTGGTAATTTTTTACAGCTATATAGGTTACGGTATCCTTTTGTGGATGATCCTTAAGGTAAAAAAAGTTTTTAAAAAGCAATCTAAAGAAAATATTACTGAGGAGTTTGAACCCCATGTAACACTTATTGTAGCTTCATATAATGAAGCGGAGATTTTGAAGGATAAAATAAAAAATTGTTTTGAACTTGATTATCCATCGGAAAAATGCCAATTTTATTTTATTGCCGATGGATCCAATGATAGCAGTACAGATATTATTGCAGCAAACACTGGGATAAAACTTTTTTACCAACCCGAAAGAGCCGGTAAAGTTGCCGCAATCAACAGGGTGATGCCCTTTGTTACTACAGCTTTTGTAATTTTCAGCGATGCCAATACGCTCTTAAATAAACAATGCATCAGGCAAATAGTAAAGCATTATACTGATGCAAAAACCGGCGCAGTTGCGGGCGAAAAAAAAGTGCTTGATATAAACAATTACGGTGATGCCGCCGGTGCAGGCGAAGGATTATACTGGAAATACGAGTCTTTTCTAAAAAAGTTAGATGCGGATTTTTACAGCGTGGTAGGTGCAGCGGGTGAATTGTTTTCTATAAGAACCGAACTATTTGAACCCACACCTACCCATGTTTTACTGGATGACTTTATTATATCCCTTACCATTTGCCAAAAAGGATACAGGGTGGCTTACGAGCCCAATGCATTTGCTTCAGAAGCGCCCTCTTTTTCAATGCAGGAGGAACAAAAAAGAAAAATCAGGATAAGTGCAGGCGGTTTCCAGTCGGTGGTTATGCTTAAATCTTTATTAAATATATTTAAGTACGGTAAGCTAAGCTTCCAGTACATTTCGCACAGGGTTTTAAGATGGGTAGTTTGCCCCTTTTTATTGCCTGTTGTATTTTTGAGTAATTTTTGGCTTGTAGCTACATACAAAGCACCTATATACGGCGTGCTGCTTTGTCTTCAAATAATTTTTTACCTGGCTGCATTGCTCAGTTGGCTTTTTTCACTTAAAAATATTAAGGTTAAAATGCTTTATGTACCCTATTATTTTGTGTTTATGAATATTTGCCTTTACATTGGATTATGGCGGTTCCTAGGCAAAAAGCAAACGGTTTTGTGGGAAAAAGCCAAAAGAAAAACCTAG